A window of the Streptomyces formicae genome harbors these coding sequences:
- a CDS encoding ATP-grasp domain-containing protein: MTSERPRVILVGSRIRQYREYALASLAARYEVTLVAPEAPTWQAKYVDTHRIADTTDAHKLHPAVADLRGEVAEAAVLTWDEWSLVAVSAVARKLGMRAMDPAAARICRDKYASRQALEAAGMAAVRHAPAASEDEAVAAAEAIGFPVVVKPRTLGGSFGVMVARDADGLRQAYRLASGSRLDGAGTADTVLIEEFVQGPELSIDSTVVDGVATPVCVARKRLGPQPYFEEVGHLVTAWRHEPWADAVTALVQDAHRAVGVDFGVTHTELRIGADGPRLIELNGRLGGDLIPHLHQLATGVDLARAAAEIAFERTPDLTPARERSAEIRFLYPAYDGTVDQVVLPDPAEVDGLVEAVALAGPGDELLLPPRGLTPRSAALIAVGETPADTRRTLDRAEGLSRTEVTGAAAHKLGARVENAVTRRFFDHERTAARMTVSGVRGVEWFRYGAGGGEGLNRPVFLSAEDVAVLERDLNGLFELLKSVPDRLFGGDLRAFAKAVGMSGTQTELVLRGAADELAPLSRADLYRETGGFRLMELNTGSSLGGWQMGEFARALIKDEEFAAFAAEENLVFPDPLARITEVLRRQAPSLAAVERPLLAITDWPDGFEKSKCWMEFVVPAFEALGFEPVVCHLGDFAYEDGKVLHQGRRVDVVYRMFLPGEMPDEPGTYALVDPLLEAVEAGTVELFASLDCELYGNKGSLAMLSDERNRAAFTEDERALIDRILPWTRFVRDEKVTFEGEKIDLMPYAIANKDRLVLKPTLLYGGVGVTPAGPPARRSGWRSCTRPSTARTSSSSACCRPPSASSRRTG; the protein is encoded by the coding sequence ATGACCTCCGAACGCCCGCGCGTCATCCTGGTCGGCAGCCGCATCCGCCAGTACCGGGAGTACGCCCTCGCGTCGCTCGCCGCACGCTACGAAGTCACCCTCGTCGCCCCCGAGGCGCCCACCTGGCAGGCGAAGTACGTCGACACCCACCGGATCGCCGACACCACGGACGCCCACAAGCTGCACCCCGCCGTCGCCGACCTGCGCGGCGAGGTCGCCGAGGCCGCCGTGCTCACCTGGGACGAGTGGTCGCTGGTGGCGGTCTCCGCGGTGGCCCGCAAGCTCGGGATGCGCGCGATGGACCCGGCTGCCGCGCGGATCTGCCGGGACAAGTACGCCTCCCGGCAGGCGCTGGAGGCCGCGGGCATGGCCGCCGTACGGCACGCGCCCGCGGCGAGCGAGGACGAGGCGGTGGCCGCCGCCGAGGCCATCGGCTTCCCCGTGGTCGTCAAGCCCCGCACGCTGGGCGGCAGCTTCGGCGTGATGGTGGCCCGGGACGCGGACGGTCTGCGCCAGGCGTACCGGCTCGCGTCCGGCAGCCGCCTCGACGGCGCCGGCACCGCCGACACCGTGCTGATCGAGGAGTTCGTCCAAGGACCCGAACTCAGCATCGACAGCACCGTCGTGGACGGTGTCGCCACCCCGGTGTGCGTCGCCCGCAAGCGTCTCGGCCCCCAGCCGTACTTCGAGGAGGTCGGCCACCTGGTCACCGCCTGGCGGCACGAGCCGTGGGCCGACGCGGTCACCGCGCTGGTCCAGGACGCGCACCGCGCCGTCGGCGTCGACTTCGGCGTCACCCACACCGAGCTGCGCATCGGCGCCGACGGCCCGCGGCTGATCGAGCTCAACGGCCGCCTCGGCGGTGACCTCATCCCCCACCTCCACCAGCTCGCCACCGGCGTCGACCTCGCCCGGGCCGCCGCCGAGATCGCCTTCGAGCGCACCCCCGACCTCACCCCGGCCCGTGAGCGCAGCGCCGAGATCCGCTTTCTCTACCCTGCCTACGACGGCACGGTCGACCAGGTCGTGCTGCCCGACCCGGCGGAGGTCGACGGCCTCGTCGAGGCGGTGGCCCTGGCGGGGCCCGGCGACGAACTGCTGCTTCCGCCCCGCGGACTGACCCCGCGTTCGGCCGCCCTCATCGCGGTGGGCGAGACGCCGGCCGACACCCGTCGGACGCTGGACCGCGCGGAGGGCCTCTCGCGCACCGAGGTGACCGGGGCCGCCGCGCACAAGCTCGGCGCCCGTGTGGAGAACGCCGTCACGCGGCGGTTCTTCGACCACGAGCGCACGGCCGCCAGGATGACGGTCTCCGGCGTCCGCGGCGTCGAGTGGTTCCGCTACGGCGCGGGCGGCGGCGAGGGTCTCAACCGGCCGGTGTTCCTGAGCGCCGAGGACGTCGCGGTGCTGGAGCGCGACCTCAACGGCCTCTTCGAGCTGCTGAAGTCGGTCCCGGACCGGCTCTTCGGCGGCGATCTGCGGGCTTTCGCCAAGGCGGTCGGCATGAGCGGGACCCAGACCGAGCTGGTGCTGCGCGGCGCGGCGGACGAGCTCGCCCCGCTCTCGCGCGCCGACCTCTACCGCGAGACCGGCGGCTTCCGGCTCATGGAGCTCAACACCGGCTCCTCGCTGGGCGGCTGGCAGATGGGCGAGTTCGCCCGCGCGCTGATCAAGGACGAGGAGTTCGCGGCGTTCGCGGCCGAGGAGAACCTCGTCTTCCCCGACCCGCTGGCCCGCATCACCGAGGTGCTGCGCCGTCAGGCGCCCTCGCTGGCCGCTGTGGAGCGTCCGCTGCTGGCGATCACCGACTGGCCCGACGGTTTCGAGAAGTCCAAGTGCTGGATGGAGTTCGTCGTCCCCGCCTTCGAGGCGCTCGGCTTCGAGCCGGTCGTCTGCCACCTCGGCGACTTCGCCTACGAGGACGGCAAGGTGCTCCATCAGGGCCGCCGGGTCGACGTGGTCTACCGGATGTTCCTGCCCGGCGAGATGCCGGACGAGCCGGGCACGTACGCCCTGGTCGACCCGCTGCTGGAGGCCGTCGAGGCGGGCACGGTCGAGCTGTTCGCCTCGCTCGACTGCGAGCTGTACGGCAACAAGGGCAGCCTCGCCATGCTCAGCGACGAGCGCAACCGGGCGGCCTTCACCGAGGACGAGCGCGCCCTCATCGACCGGATCCTGCCGTGGACCCGCTTCGTCCGCGACGAGAAGGTCACCTTCGAGGGAGAGAAGATCGACCTCATGCCGTACGCCATCGCCAACAAGGACCGGCTGGTGCTCAAGCCCACGCTGCTCTACGGCGGCGTCGGCGTCACCCCGGCTGGACCACCGGCCAGAAGGAGTGGGTGGAGAAGCTGCACGAGGCCGTCGACGGCCCGTACGTCCTCCAGCAGCGCCTGCTGCCGACCACCGAGCGCTTCCTCTCGGAGGACGGGGTGA
- a CDS encoding nuclear transport factor 2 family protein produces MTAPTQTPVTADSLVARLFQVIDSRSWDELGDVFADDAVYERPGYPALEGLDRIRHFYEHERIITSGAHEVAQVTGGLAAAACWGRFRGASRDGDPLDEGFADTYLVRDGKIAHRKTFFYRAAI; encoded by the coding sequence ATGACCGCACCGACACAGACCCCGGTGACCGCCGACTCGCTGGTGGCCCGGCTGTTCCAGGTGATCGACTCCCGCTCGTGGGACGAGCTCGGCGACGTCTTCGCCGACGACGCCGTCTACGAGCGCCCCGGCTACCCGGCCCTGGAGGGCCTGGACCGGATCCGCCACTTCTACGAGCACGAGCGGATCATCACCTCGGGCGCGCACGAGGTCGCCCAGGTGACCGGGGGCCTTGCGGCCGCCGCCTGCTGGGGCCGTTTCCGGGGCGCCAGCAGGGACGGCGATCCGCTCGACGAGGGCTTCGCGGACACGTATCTGGTGCGCGACGGGAAAATCGCCCACCGGAAGACCTTCTTCTACCGCGCGGCGATCTGA
- a CDS encoding MFS transporter, with the protein MSDSGRKGGALWRDAEFLKFWTGEGISQIGAQVTTLALPLTAVLTLDASSSEVGLVNAASYAPFLLVTLLVGVWVDRVRRRPLMIMANAGRALLVTAVPLLAVLDLLRIEYVYVAALLIGALTVVFDVAYQSYLPTLIGKEHLVEGNSKLQGTSSLAQIGGPGLAGLLIGWVTAPYALLINGASYLVSVVTLLAVRRTEPEPVAPERRTGLWRSVGDGVRIIWDSAHLRACALQSGLYNLCWMSLQTVFVLYAARQLDLSPGTIGLLLGTGAVGSLGGSLVAKGLKRALGLGPAILGALLLCCVAPAIIPFAPANGGLVSLALFVAAFALIGAGGTMANIHIISLRQSITPDELLGRMNAGYRFVSWGTLPLGALLGGWLGDVIGLRPTLFVTAAAFLSAVLVVLASPVWRLKDFPAQITARPETAGVPS; encoded by the coding sequence GTGAGCGACTCCGGACGCAAGGGTGGTGCGCTGTGGCGGGACGCCGAGTTCCTGAAGTTCTGGACGGGTGAGGGCATCTCCCAGATCGGCGCGCAGGTCACCACCCTGGCGCTGCCGCTGACCGCCGTGCTGACCCTGGACGCCAGCTCCTCCGAGGTCGGTCTGGTCAACGCCGCCTCCTATGCCCCGTTCCTGCTCGTGACCCTGCTCGTCGGGGTGTGGGTGGACCGGGTCCGCAGACGGCCACTGATGATCATGGCCAACGCGGGGCGGGCGCTCCTGGTCACCGCCGTGCCGCTGCTCGCCGTGCTGGACCTGCTGCGGATCGAGTACGTGTACGTGGCCGCCCTGCTCATCGGCGCGCTCACCGTCGTCTTCGACGTCGCCTACCAGTCGTACCTGCCGACGCTGATCGGCAAGGAGCACCTGGTGGAGGGCAACAGCAAGCTCCAGGGCACCAGTTCGCTGGCGCAGATCGGCGGGCCGGGCCTCGCCGGTCTGCTGATCGGCTGGGTCACGGCGCCGTACGCGCTGCTCATCAACGGCGCCTCCTATCTGGTGTCGGTGGTGACGCTGCTCGCGGTGCGGCGCACCGAGCCCGAGCCCGTGGCGCCCGAGCGGCGCACCGGGTTGTGGCGGAGCGTCGGCGACGGCGTCCGGATCATCTGGGACAGCGCCCATCTGCGGGCCTGCGCCCTCCAGTCCGGGCTGTACAACCTGTGCTGGATGTCGCTCCAGACCGTCTTCGTGCTGTACGCGGCGAGGCAGCTGGACCTGTCGCCCGGCACGATCGGGCTGCTGTTGGGCACCGGTGCGGTGGGGTCGCTCGGCGGCTCCCTGGTGGCGAAGGGGCTCAAGCGGGCCCTCGGGCTCGGGCCGGCGATCCTGGGGGCGCTGCTGCTGTGCTGTGTCGCCCCCGCGATCATCCCGTTCGCCCCGGCGAACGGCGGGCTCGTCTCGCTCGCCCTGTTCGTCGCCGCGTTCGCGCTGATCGGGGCCGGCGGCACGATGGCCAACATCCACATCATCAGCCTGCGCCAGTCGATCACGCCGGACGAGCTGCTCGGCCGGATGAACGCCGGCTACCGCTTCGTGTCCTGGGGGACGCTGCCGCTCGGGGCGTTGCTGGGCGGCTGGCTCGGCGATGTGATCGGACTGCGGCCGACGCTCTTCGTGACCGCGGCGGCCTTCCTCTCCGCCGTGCTGGTGGTCCTCGCGTCGCCGGTATGGCGGCTGAAGGACTTCCCCGCGCAGATCACGGCGCGGCCCGAGACCGCGGGGGTCCCGTCGTGA
- a CDS encoding PLP-dependent aminotransferase family protein, with protein MARLAEAAERVLSRSATAALQYAPTEGVAAMRQAVAARAAETGAAVGPERVMVTGGSQQGLDLVAQTLIDEGDEVALDDPSYLGAVQVFRRAGARLLPVPTDRDGMRVDVLAERLTAGARPKAVYVVPHFHNPTGGVLSEERRRLLAGLAERYGFLVVEDDPYGDLGFGGGRLPSTDVHSGRVVRLMSLSKTLCPGLRVAGLVAPAGLIGELVAAKQSSDLQTNTFGQYLLAELLADPDFLPSHLARLRTLYGGRARATAALLRELLPWLAFEEPRGGLFFWCTVDDPRVTSDVLYERALAEGVAIVPGTPFCIEQDGSRVLRLSFATLDEEQRREGAARLATAFEKARTDAY; from the coding sequence GTGGCCCGGCTGGCGGAGGCGGCCGAGCGGGTCCTGTCCCGTTCGGCCACGGCCGCCCTCCAGTACGCGCCGACCGAGGGCGTCGCGGCGATGCGGCAGGCCGTGGCGGCGCGCGCCGCCGAGACCGGTGCGGCGGTGGGTCCCGAGCGGGTGATGGTCACCGGCGGCAGCCAGCAGGGCCTGGACCTGGTCGCCCAGACGCTGATCGACGAGGGCGACGAGGTGGCCCTGGACGACCCCAGCTATCTGGGGGCGGTCCAGGTCTTCCGGCGTGCCGGGGCGCGGCTGCTGCCCGTCCCCACCGATCGCGACGGCATGCGGGTCGACGTCCTCGCGGAGCGGCTGACCGCCGGTGCGCGGCCCAAAGCCGTCTATGTCGTGCCGCACTTCCACAACCCGACGGGCGGTGTCCTCAGCGAGGAGCGGCGCCGTCTGCTGGCCGGGCTCGCCGAACGGTACGGGTTCCTCGTCGTCGAGGACGACCCGTACGGCGATCTGGGGTTCGGTGGCGGCCGGCTGCCGTCGACGGATGTCCACAGCGGCCGGGTGGTACGGCTGATGAGCCTGTCCAAGACGCTGTGCCCGGGGCTGCGGGTGGCCGGTCTCGTCGCGCCGGCCGGGCTGATCGGTGAGCTGGTGGCGGCCAAGCAGAGCAGCGACCTGCAGACCAACACCTTCGGCCAGTACCTGCTGGCCGAGCTGCTGGCCGACCCGGACTTCCTGCCCTCCCACCTCGCCCGGCTGCGCACCCTGTACGGGGGCAGGGCGCGGGCGACGGCAGCGCTGCTGCGCGAGCTGCTGCCGTGGCTCGCCTTCGAGGAGCCCCGCGGCGGACTGTTCTTCTGGTGCACCGTGGACGACCCCCGGGTCACCTCGGACGTGCTCTACGAACGGGCGCTGGCCGAAGGGGTCGCGATCGTGCCCGGCACACCGTTCTGCATCGAGCAGGACGGCTCCCGGGTGCTGCGGCTGTCGTTCGCGACGCTCGACGAGGAGCAGCGGCGGGAGGGCGCGGCCCGGCTGGCGACGGCCTTCGAGAAGGCCCGCACGGACGCGTACTGA
- a CDS encoding alpha-L-fucosidase, with protein sequence MNKNEHKNEHREPYQPNWPSLRGHRIPEWFRDAKLGIWSHWGPQSVAMSGDWYARHLYGPYDGTEGFEQKRSRRQAALHRERYGHPSRFGHKDLCRLWRAEKFDPEELMDRFRRTGARYFVSMAAHCDNFDLWDSAHQPWNAVNVGPRTDIVARWADAARSAGLRFGVSMHAGSWTWRWLDAAFAADTEGPQAGVPYDGHLTAEDGKGTWWEGLDPRALYGRPRRHGEPPDADFIDNFYARLSDVVTRYGPELVYLDDARMPFDAGSVCPAAPPSPRGLEFLADYYNAVPQSAVSIKTIPDADRQAVLLDVERQQLGDTDPEPWQYDTSIGDWFYRTGERYKSTGEIVHLLVDTVSKNGCLLLNVPQLPDGTIDDETAAVLDGLGSWTDACGEAVFGSRPWSVHGEGPTRVDGAKAREAALAYTPQDIRFTRRGDTVYAFLMAWPDDGTVLIRSLGGAAGLPAGRPRRVELLGSPAPVRWQLRTDALHVELPGTPPNPYVQVLRIA encoded by the coding sequence ATGAACAAGAACGAGCACAAGAACGAGCACCGGGAGCCTTACCAGCCCAACTGGCCGTCGCTGCGCGGCCACCGCATCCCCGAGTGGTTCCGCGACGCCAAGCTCGGCATCTGGTCGCACTGGGGACCGCAGTCCGTCGCGATGTCCGGCGACTGGTACGCCCGCCACCTGTACGGCCCGTACGACGGCACCGAGGGCTTCGAGCAGAAGCGCTCACGACGCCAGGCGGCCCTGCACCGGGAACGCTACGGCCACCCCTCCCGGTTCGGGCACAAGGACCTGTGCCGGCTCTGGCGCGCGGAGAAGTTCGACCCCGAGGAGCTGATGGACCGCTTCCGGCGGACCGGGGCGCGCTACTTCGTCTCCATGGCCGCGCACTGCGACAACTTCGACCTGTGGGACTCCGCCCACCAGCCCTGGAACGCCGTCAACGTCGGCCCCCGCACCGACATCGTCGCCCGGTGGGCGGACGCCGCGCGCTCCGCCGGGCTGCGCTTCGGGGTGAGCATGCACGCCGGTTCCTGGACCTGGCGCTGGCTGGACGCCGCCTTCGCCGCCGACACCGAGGGGCCGCAGGCAGGCGTGCCGTACGACGGCCACCTCACCGCCGAGGACGGCAAGGGCACCTGGTGGGAAGGGCTCGACCCGCGCGCCCTCTACGGGCGGCCGCGCCGCCACGGCGAGCCGCCGGACGCGGACTTCATCGACAACTTCTACGCACGGCTGAGTGACGTGGTCACCCGCTACGGCCCCGAGCTGGTCTACCTCGACGACGCCCGGATGCCCTTCGACGCGGGCAGCGTCTGCCCCGCAGCGCCGCCCAGCCCGCGCGGCCTGGAGTTCCTCGCCGACTACTACAACGCGGTTCCGCAGAGCGCCGTGAGCATCAAGACCATCCCGGACGCGGACCGCCAGGCCGTTCTGCTCGACGTGGAACGGCAGCAGCTCGGCGACACCGACCCCGAGCCGTGGCAGTACGACACCAGCATCGGCGACTGGTTCTACCGGACCGGCGAGCGCTACAAGTCCACCGGCGAGATCGTGCACCTGCTGGTGGACACCGTGAGCAAGAACGGCTGCCTGCTGCTCAACGTGCCGCAGCTGCCCGACGGCACCATCGACGACGAGACCGCCGCCGTGCTCGACGGGCTCGGATCGTGGACGGACGCCTGCGGCGAGGCGGTCTTCGGCAGCCGCCCGTGGTCGGTCCACGGCGAGGGCCCGACCCGTGTCGACGGCGCGAAGGCCAGGGAGGCCGCCCTGGCGTACACGCCCCAGGACATCCGCTTCACGCGCAGGGGCGACACCGTCTACGCGTTCCTGATGGCCTGGCCCGACGACGGCACCGTGCTCATCCGCAGCCTGGGAGGCGCCGCGGGCCTGCCTGCCGGCCGGCCCCGACGGGTCGAGCTGCTCGGCTCCCCGGCGCCCGTCCGCTGGCAGCTCCGGACCGACGCCCTGCACGTCGAACTCCCCGGGACCCCGCCGAACCCGTACGTCCAGGTCCTGCGCATCGCATGA
- a CDS encoding mechanosensitive ion channel family protein yields the protein MNRDLTAHDVLVAAIALAAGLAAAVLVRVILKWLGVRADRTRWSGDDIIVDALRALLPWAAVTGGAAVAASALPLTPGVGRNVTMVLTALLIMAATLTAARIVAGLVRALAQSRSGVAGSATIFVNITRVVVLAMGFLVVLETVGVSIAPLLTALGVGGLAVALALQDTLANLFAGVHILASRTVQPGDYIRLSSGEEGYVVDINWRNTVIRHISNNLVIIPNTKLSGTNMTNYHRPEQEMTLTVQVGVGFDSDLDHVERVTTEVVASVMKDVEGGVPDHEPAVRFHTFGDSRINFTVILGVGEFSDQYRIKHEFIKRLHQRYRAEGIAIPAPTRTVAVRQGELPIPHQRSQVAGDGPQIAAR from the coding sequence ATGAACCGGGACCTCACAGCACACGACGTCCTCGTCGCCGCCATCGCGCTCGCCGCGGGCCTGGCGGCGGCCGTCCTCGTACGCGTGATCCTGAAATGGCTCGGGGTGCGGGCCGACAGAACGCGGTGGAGCGGCGACGACATCATCGTCGACGCCCTGCGGGCGCTGCTCCCCTGGGCCGCGGTCACCGGCGGGGCGGCGGTCGCGGCGTCGGCGCTGCCGCTCACGCCCGGCGTCGGACGCAACGTCACCATGGTGCTGACCGCGCTCCTCATCATGGCCGCCACGCTCACGGCGGCGCGGATCGTCGCCGGACTGGTCCGGGCGCTCGCCCAGTCCAGGTCCGGCGTCGCCGGGTCGGCCACCATATTCGTGAACATCACGCGCGTCGTGGTGCTGGCGATGGGCTTCCTGGTCGTCCTGGAGACCGTCGGCGTCTCCATCGCACCGCTGCTCACCGCCCTCGGAGTCGGCGGTCTCGCGGTGGCGCTGGCCCTTCAGGACACGCTGGCCAATCTCTTCGCGGGCGTGCACATCCTCGCCTCGCGCACGGTGCAGCCCGGTGACTACATCCGGCTCAGCAGCGGCGAGGAGGGCTACGTCGTCGACATCAACTGGCGCAACACCGTGATCCGGCACATCTCCAACAACCTCGTGATCATCCCCAACACGAAGCTGTCCGGCACCAACATGACCAACTACCACCGGCCCGAGCAGGAGATGACGCTCACGGTCCAGGTCGGTGTCGGTTTCGACAGCGACCTGGACCATGTCGAGCGGGTCACCACGGAGGTCGTCGCGAGCGTGATGAAGGACGTCGAGGGCGGAGTGCCCGACCATGAACCGGCCGTCCGCTTCCACACGTTCGGCGACTCCCGGATCAACTTCACGGTGATCCTGGGCGTCGGCGAGTTCAGCGACCAGTACCGGATCAAGCACGAGTTCATCAAGCGGCTCCACCAGCGCTACCGCGCCGAGGGCATCGCCATCCCCGCGCCGACGCGCACCGTCGCCGTACGGCAGGGCGAGCTGCCGATCCCGCACCAGCGCTCACAGGTGGCGGGGGACGGGCCTCAGATCGCCGCGCGGTAG
- a CDS encoding beta-galactosidase, protein MPLRPEVHDGVRLGAAYYHEYQPYERLTADLDLMAEAGLTLIRVGESVWSTWEPQDGVFDLEWLLPVLDGAYERGIGVLLGTPTYAVPPWLQRKHPELAVRLRSGRRVPWGARQETDFTSPVFRRYAERVVRRIVTRYAGHPAVVGYQVDNEPGLHLMHNPEVFAGFVARLKERYGDVAALNERWGLTYWSHRLSSWDELWPPEGNTTPSYDLAWRRYQADLTGEFIAWQAGLVRELARADQYVTTCLAPTRPAVDDVAVNRALDVAAGNLYYAAQDGLGLPDQERRHDGGWFGQGVWQLYQSADRHRGAKQAPFLITETNAATIGGSNANYPGYEGQLRQVAWALAARGARLVEYWHWHTLHYGHETYWGGLLGHSLQPGRFYGEARRIAGEFAAAADVLRGLEPDADVAFVRSAESDWAFQHQPPLSVPGSYDSPDPRSYARIFGAFYKGFFDAGRQARIVSVPQLRGAPEEWARRHPVLVAPALYAADDATLALLDGYARAGGHLLVTFRTGYADAEARARAEVAPGPLRAAAGVHYLEYSNLRTPVPVRAAEGCGLSLGPDARATAWADGLVPDDAQPLAWYEHPHFGRWPAATSRAHGRGRVTYTGTLPDSEFAAALAEFCAPPARWADLPSTVTATSARNAGGDRVWFVHNWSWDDGVRVDAPEELVDVLSGERIGAGQAVGLGSWDVRVLRAPAGDSFP, encoded by the coding sequence ATGCCGTTGCGACCTGAGGTGCACGATGGCGTCCGGCTGGGGGCGGCCTACTACCACGAGTACCAGCCGTACGAGCGGCTCACCGCGGACCTGGACCTGATGGCGGAGGCCGGGCTCACGCTGATCCGGGTCGGCGAGTCGGTCTGGTCGACCTGGGAGCCGCAGGACGGGGTCTTCGATCTGGAGTGGCTCCTGCCGGTGCTCGACGGGGCCTATGAGCGCGGCATCGGCGTGCTGCTGGGCACGCCCACCTACGCGGTGCCGCCGTGGCTCCAGCGCAAGCACCCCGAGCTCGCCGTCCGGTTGCGCAGCGGCAGGCGGGTGCCCTGGGGCGCCCGGCAGGAGACCGACTTCACCAGCCCGGTCTTCCGCCGCTACGCCGAGCGAGTCGTGCGCCGGATCGTGACCCGCTACGCCGGCCATCCGGCCGTCGTCGGCTACCAGGTCGACAACGAACCCGGGCTGCATCTGATGCACAACCCGGAGGTCTTCGCCGGCTTCGTGGCCCGGCTGAAGGAGCGCTACGGCGATGTCGCGGCCCTCAACGAGCGCTGGGGACTGACCTACTGGTCGCACCGGCTCTCCTCCTGGGACGAGCTGTGGCCGCCCGAGGGCAACACCACGCCGTCGTACGACCTGGCCTGGCGCCGCTACCAGGCCGACCTGACCGGCGAGTTCATCGCCTGGCAGGCCGGTCTCGTCCGCGAGCTGGCGCGCGCCGACCAGTACGTCACCACCTGCCTCGCCCCCACCCGCCCGGCCGTGGACGACGTGGCCGTGAACCGGGCGCTGGACGTGGCGGCGGGCAATCTCTACTACGCCGCACAGGACGGCCTCGGCCTCCCGGACCAGGAGCGGCGCCACGACGGCGGCTGGTTCGGCCAGGGGGTGTGGCAGCTCTACCAGTCCGCCGACCGGCACCGCGGCGCGAAGCAGGCGCCCTTCCTCATCACCGAGACCAACGCCGCCACCATCGGCGGCTCGAACGCCAACTACCCGGGGTACGAGGGCCAGTTGCGGCAGGTCGCCTGGGCGCTGGCCGCCCGCGGGGCACGCCTGGTCGAGTACTGGCACTGGCACACGCTCCACTACGGCCACGAGACCTACTGGGGCGGCCTGCTGGGCCATTCCCTGCAACCGGGGCGCTTCTACGGGGAGGCGCGGCGGATCGCCGGGGAGTTCGCCGCGGCGGCGGATGTGCTGCGCGGTCTGGAGCCGGACGCGGACGTCGCCTTCGTCCGTTCCGCGGAGAGCGACTGGGCCTTCCAGCACCAGCCGCCGCTGTCCGTGCCCGGGAGCTACGACTCCCCCGACCCGCGCTCGTACGCCCGCATCTTCGGCGCCTTCTACAAGGGCTTCTTCGACGCCGGGCGGCAGGCGCGGATCGTCTCGGTGCCGCAGCTGCGGGGCGCGCCGGAGGAATGGGCGCGGCGGCACCCGGTGCTGGTGGCGCCCGCGCTCTACGCGGCCGACGACGCGACGCTCGCGCTGCTGGACGGCTACGCGCGGGCGGGCGGGCACCTGCTGGTGACCTTCCGCACCGGCTACGCGGACGCCGAGGCCCGCGCACGGGCGGAGGTCGCGCCAGGTCCGCTGCGCGCCGCCGCCGGGGTCCACTACCTCGAGTACTCCAATCTCCGGACGCCGGTCCCCGTGCGGGCGGCCGAGGGCTGCGGCCTGTCGCTCGGCCCGGACGCACGGGCGACGGCATGGGCGGACGGCCTCGTCCCGGACGACGCGCAGCCGCTGGCCTGGTACGAGCACCCGCACTTCGGGCGCTGGCCCGCCGCGACGAGCAGGGCGCACGGGCGCGGGCGCGTGACGTACACCGGCACGCTGCCGGACTCGGAGTTCGCCGCCGCCCTCGCGGAGTTCTGCGCGCCGCCGGCCCGGTGGGCGGACCTGCCGTCCACGGTGACGGCGACGTCCGCGCGCAACGCGGGCGGGGACCGTGTCTGGTTCGTCCACAACTGGAGCTGGGACGACGGCGTACGGGTGGACGCGCCGGAGGAGCTCGTCGACGTGCTGTCGGGCGAGCGGATCGGGGCGGGGCAGGCGGTGGGGCTGGGCAGCTGGGACGTGCGGGTGCTGCGGGCGCCGGCCGGGGATTCCTTCCCTTAG